A window of Oncorhynchus kisutch isolate 150728-3 linkage group LG10, Okis_V2, whole genome shotgun sequence contains these coding sequences:
- the LOC109898076 gene encoding mediator of RNA polymerase II transcription subunit 8 isoform X1, whose product MQQREEKLLEASVESLISRVAHLKNALHSFIYKLENEYERLTWPSVLDNFALLSGQLNTINKLLRNEKTPSFRQQVIIPLLLSPDRDEELAKLTEQRVPVFSHEIVPDHLRTKPDPEVEEQEKQLSAEAARIGPEVAQKQIQTLNKLCSNLLEKLNNPRDDRDAESAAIRQNKPSFNTADTNALVAAVGFGKGLSKCRPPGPVAPGHPGQGPMMSGGPTLQQVTIGGGSGQQQGMGPGAPQQQGQGKCQATSRQTSRLPPQCILTTDKILYPILIKYSG is encoded by the exons ATGCAG CAACGGGAAGAAAAATTACTGGAAGCATCCGTGGAATCCCTTATTTCCCGCGTGGCTCATCTAAAAAACGCTCTTCACAGTTTCATCTACAAGTTGGAAAACGAGTATGAACGACTGACATG gccctcagtgTTGGACAACTTTGCCCTCCTGTCCGGTCAGTTGAATACCATCAATAAACTGTTGAGGAATGAGAAGACACCATCTTTCCGTCAGCAGGTCATCATCCCCCTTCTGCTGTCTCCAGACAGGGATGAGGAACTAGCT AAACTGACAGAGCAGCGTGTGCCTGTGTTCAGCCATGAGATTGTGCCAGATCACCTGCGCACCAAGCCTGATCCTGAGGTGGAGGAGCAGGAGAAACAGCTGAGTGCAGAAGCTGCCCGGATAGGACCTGAGGTGGCACAG AAACAAATCCAGACACTGAATAAGCTATGCTCAAATCTACTGGAGAAACTGAACAATCCTCGCGATGACAGGGATGCAGAAAGTGCAG cTATACGGCAAAACAAACCATCATTCAACACCGCTGACACCAATGCACTGGTGGCAGCGGTGGGCTTTGGCAAGGGGCTTTCGAAGTGCAGGCCCCCTGGGCCCGTTGCCCCTGGTCACCCAGGACAAGGACCCATGATGAGTGGAGGTCCCACCTTACAGCAAGTTACCATTGGTGGGGGTTCAGGACAGCAGCAAGGCATGGGGCCTGGTGCTCCTCAGCAACAGGGACAG ggaAAATGCCAAGCAACATCAAGACAAACATCAAGGCTGCCTCCTCAATGCATCCTTACAACCGATAAGATTCTCTATCCAATACTGATAAAGTATTCAGGATGA
- the LOC109898076 gene encoding mediator of RNA polymerase II transcription subunit 8 isoform X3: protein MPSVLDNFALLSGQLNTINKLLRNEKTPSFRQQVIIPLLLSPDRDEELAKLTEQRVPVFSHEIVPDHLRTKPDPEVEEQEKQLSAEAARIGPEVAQKQIQTLNKLCSNLLEKLNNPRDDRDAESAAIRQNKPSFNTADTNALVAAVGFGKGLSKCRPPGPVAPGHPGQGPMMSGGPTLQQVTIGGGSGQQQGMGPGAPQQQGQGKCQATSRQTSRLPPQCILTTDKILYPILIKYSG from the exons AT gccctcagtgTTGGACAACTTTGCCCTCCTGTCCGGTCAGTTGAATACCATCAATAAACTGTTGAGGAATGAGAAGACACCATCTTTCCGTCAGCAGGTCATCATCCCCCTTCTGCTGTCTCCAGACAGGGATGAGGAACTAGCT AAACTGACAGAGCAGCGTGTGCCTGTGTTCAGCCATGAGATTGTGCCAGATCACCTGCGCACCAAGCCTGATCCTGAGGTGGAGGAGCAGGAGAAACAGCTGAGTGCAGAAGCTGCCCGGATAGGACCTGAGGTGGCACAG AAACAAATCCAGACACTGAATAAGCTATGCTCAAATCTACTGGAGAAACTGAACAATCCTCGCGATGACAGGGATGCAGAAAGTGCAG cTATACGGCAAAACAAACCATCATTCAACACCGCTGACACCAATGCACTGGTGGCAGCGGTGGGCTTTGGCAAGGGGCTTTCGAAGTGCAGGCCCCCTGGGCCCGTTGCCCCTGGTCACCCAGGACAAGGACCCATGATGAGTGGAGGTCCCACCTTACAGCAAGTTACCATTGGTGGGGGTTCAGGACAGCAGCAAGGCATGGGGCCTGGTGCTCCTCAGCAACAGGGACAG ggaAAATGCCAAGCAACATCAAGACAAACATCAAGGCTGCCTCCTCAATGCATCCTTACAACCGATAAGATTCTCTATCCAATACTGATAAAGTATTCAGGATGA
- the LOC109898076 gene encoding mediator of RNA polymerase II transcription subunit 8 isoform X4, whose protein sequence is MPSVLDNFALLSGQLNTINKLLRNEKTPSFRQQVIIPLLLSPDRDEELAKLTEQRVPVFSHEIVPDHLRTKPDPEVEEQEKQLSAEAARIGPEVAQKQIQTLNKLCSNLLEKLNNPRDDRDAESAAIRQNKPSFNTADTNALVAAVGFGKGLSKCRPPGPVAPGHPGQGPMMSGGPTLQQVTIGGGSGQQQGMGPGAPQQQGQAGKMPSNIKTNIKAASSMHPYNR, encoded by the exons AT gccctcagtgTTGGACAACTTTGCCCTCCTGTCCGGTCAGTTGAATACCATCAATAAACTGTTGAGGAATGAGAAGACACCATCTTTCCGTCAGCAGGTCATCATCCCCCTTCTGCTGTCTCCAGACAGGGATGAGGAACTAGCT AAACTGACAGAGCAGCGTGTGCCTGTGTTCAGCCATGAGATTGTGCCAGATCACCTGCGCACCAAGCCTGATCCTGAGGTGGAGGAGCAGGAGAAACAGCTGAGTGCAGAAGCTGCCCGGATAGGACCTGAGGTGGCACAG AAACAAATCCAGACACTGAATAAGCTATGCTCAAATCTACTGGAGAAACTGAACAATCCTCGCGATGACAGGGATGCAGAAAGTGCAG cTATACGGCAAAACAAACCATCATTCAACACCGCTGACACCAATGCACTGGTGGCAGCGGTGGGCTTTGGCAAGGGGCTTTCGAAGTGCAGGCCCCCTGGGCCCGTTGCCCCTGGTCACCCAGGACAAGGACCCATGATGAGTGGAGGTCCCACCTTACAGCAAGTTACCATTGGTGGGGGTTCAGGACAGCAGCAAGGCATGGGGCCTGGTGCTCCTCAGCAACAGGGACAGGCAG ggaAAATGCCAAGCAACATCAAGACAAACATCAAGGCTGCCTCCTCAATGCATCCTTACAACCGATAA
- the LOC109898076 gene encoding mediator of RNA polymerase II transcription subunit 8 isoform X2: MQQREEKLLEASVESLISRVAHLKNALHSFIYKLENEYERLTWPSVLDNFALLSGQLNTINKLLRNEKTPSFRQQVIIPLLLSPDRDEELAKLTEQRVPVFSHEIVPDHLRTKPDPEVEEQEKQLSAEAARIGPEVAQKQIQTLNKLCSNLLEKLNNPRDDRDAESAAIRQNKPSFNTADTNALVAAVGFGKGLSKCRPPGPVAPGHPGQGPMMSGGPTLQQVTIGGGSGQQQGMGPGAPQQQGQAGKMPSNIKTNIKAASSMHPYNR, from the exons ATGCAG CAACGGGAAGAAAAATTACTGGAAGCATCCGTGGAATCCCTTATTTCCCGCGTGGCTCATCTAAAAAACGCTCTTCACAGTTTCATCTACAAGTTGGAAAACGAGTATGAACGACTGACATG gccctcagtgTTGGACAACTTTGCCCTCCTGTCCGGTCAGTTGAATACCATCAATAAACTGTTGAGGAATGAGAAGACACCATCTTTCCGTCAGCAGGTCATCATCCCCCTTCTGCTGTCTCCAGACAGGGATGAGGAACTAGCT AAACTGACAGAGCAGCGTGTGCCTGTGTTCAGCCATGAGATTGTGCCAGATCACCTGCGCACCAAGCCTGATCCTGAGGTGGAGGAGCAGGAGAAACAGCTGAGTGCAGAAGCTGCCCGGATAGGACCTGAGGTGGCACAG AAACAAATCCAGACACTGAATAAGCTATGCTCAAATCTACTGGAGAAACTGAACAATCCTCGCGATGACAGGGATGCAGAAAGTGCAG cTATACGGCAAAACAAACCATCATTCAACACCGCTGACACCAATGCACTGGTGGCAGCGGTGGGCTTTGGCAAGGGGCTTTCGAAGTGCAGGCCCCCTGGGCCCGTTGCCCCTGGTCACCCAGGACAAGGACCCATGATGAGTGGAGGTCCCACCTTACAGCAAGTTACCATTGGTGGGGGTTCAGGACAGCAGCAAGGCATGGGGCCTGGTGCTCCTCAGCAACAGGGACAGGCAG ggaAAATGCCAAGCAACATCAAGACAAACATCAAGGCTGCCTCCTCAATGCATCCTTACAACCGATAA